From Lysinibacillus sp. SGAir0095, the proteins below share one genomic window:
- a CDS encoding BMP family protein, producing the protein MRKYAILLVLSIFAVVLSACSDGGQNTETDNIKVGIMLSDAGLGDQSFSDMGFAGLEQARDELGISFDYRELEESETYEQGLEELVEQGNDLVIGLGFSIQEALETVAKKYPDVSFLIIDSQSDLPNVYNITFKEDEGSFLVGLVAGMKTQSNVVGFVGGEDVELIHKFEDGFVAGVKAVNPEAKILSRYSGTFGDDKLGESIAKEMIAAGADYIYPAAGFTGVGVILESQKAGTYSFGVDSDQFYLAEGSVVSSMVKQVDVAIYDTVKELVEKGSISEKNKQLGLKENGVAIAPIRVINLSPTEQDTLEKYIEEISNGTVTILE; encoded by the coding sequence ACAATATTAAGGTAGGGATTATGCTTTCGGATGCGGGGCTAGGAGATCAATCCTTCTCTGACATGGGATTCGCAGGTCTCGAACAAGCGCGTGATGAATTAGGGATTTCCTTTGATTATAGAGAATTGGAAGAATCGGAAACCTATGAGCAAGGACTAGAGGAATTAGTCGAGCAAGGAAATGATTTAGTTATTGGTTTAGGCTTCTCGATTCAAGAAGCATTAGAGACTGTTGCGAAGAAATACCCGGATGTCTCTTTTTTAATTATTGATTCACAATCGGATTTACCAAATGTCTATAATATTACCTTTAAAGAAGATGAAGGTTCTTTTTTAGTCGGCTTAGTAGCGGGTATGAAAACGCAAAGTAACGTTGTTGGATTTGTGGGTGGAGAAGATGTAGAACTAATTCACAAATTTGAAGATGGATTTGTGGCTGGGGTAAAGGCAGTAAATCCAGAGGCTAAAATTCTGTCTAGATATTCAGGAACTTTCGGTGATGATAAGCTAGGGGAAAGTATTGCCAAAGAAATGATTGCAGCAGGAGCGGATTATATCTATCCCGCAGCAGGCTTTACTGGGGTAGGGGTTATCCTTGAATCTCAAAAAGCTGGGACTTATTCCTTTGGTGTAGACAGTGACCAGTTTTATCTTGCTGAAGGCTCAGTTGTGTCTTCAATGGTTAAACAAGTGGATGTAGCCATCTATGATACGGTAAAAGAATTAGTTGAAAAAGGGTCTATTAGTGAAAAGAATAAACAACTGGGTTTAAAGGAAAACGGAGTTGCCATTGCACCTATTCGAGTAATTAACCTATCACCAACAGAGCAAGATACGCTTGAAAAGTACATCGAAGAAATCTCCAACGGAACAGTTACAATACTAGAATAG
- a CDS encoding methyl-accepting chemotaxis protein, with product MKLKQRLLLLSIIPLLLSTGIIGFNISQLFTLQSSTEEIVNSLISVEELNSSAQSLQKSLDSYAFNISESNKNNIEQDLQLVKANYDELAPFLISKEQKEFSDKIARKYDQILNESTPAVEENNQAEIKRQSFRIKGLINDVIELKRNITFQYQQMQKELESNITHIINISIILIAILLIGSIITVLVLTKRIVGRIEQVTRNAEEIANGNLAIELEDATTTDEVGSLQLAFKKMSINLREFLSHVQDSSSQVAASAEELMASADETMKGAELISDSIQQVSSGAEKQSFMSVDSVQSADKSKSYVDEISNNAKLAQELSISTGKKTEQGSNYVEVTVSQMERINESVEETDHALSVLNNQTKEIVKVLSQITEVADQTNLLSLNASIEAARAGEAGKGFAVVADEVKKLADQTRQLVANITGIAKQIDVDTEKTVTSINDVKDRVQKGLEIAFDTQTTFGEIQEAVGQVQTQVVNITTISNQIEAEVSKVSTHAKEMSEVSRLTSDNSTSVAATSEEQLASMEEISGAAVSLANLAEELQLRLSKFTI from the coding sequence ATGAAGTTAAAACAACGATTATTACTACTTTCCATTATTCCCTTACTACTCTCTACAGGAATTATTGGGTTTAATATAAGTCAATTATTTACATTGCAATCTTCAACAGAAGAAATAGTGAATTCGCTAATTTCAGTAGAAGAATTAAATAGCTCTGCCCAAAGCTTACAGAAGTCATTGGATAGTTATGCTTTTAATATCTCGGAGAGCAATAAAAATAATATCGAACAAGATTTGCAATTAGTGAAAGCTAACTATGATGAATTAGCGCCTTTTCTAATAAGCAAAGAGCAAAAAGAATTCAGTGACAAGATTGCTCGTAAATACGACCAAATCCTTAATGAATCTACACCGGCTGTAGAAGAGAATAACCAAGCCGAAATTAAGAGACAATCTTTCAGAATAAAAGGTCTAATTAATGATGTCATTGAATTGAAAAGGAATATTACATTCCAATATCAACAAATGCAAAAAGAATTAGAAAGTAATATTACTCACATTATAAATATTTCAATTATCTTAATTGCCATTCTGTTAATTGGAAGTATCATCACAGTGCTGGTGCTTACAAAACGCATTGTTGGTCGTATCGAACAAGTAACTCGTAATGCGGAAGAAATTGCAAATGGTAACTTAGCAATTGAACTGGAAGATGCAACAACAACAGATGAAGTAGGGTCCCTTCAGCTGGCATTTAAAAAGATGTCAATAAACCTAAGAGAATTTTTATCTCATGTTCAAGATAGTTCAAGTCAGGTTGCGGCTTCAGCTGAGGAATTAATGGCTAGTGCTGATGAAACAATGAAGGGGGCAGAGCTAATTTCTGACTCCATTCAACAGGTTTCAAGTGGAGCAGAAAAGCAATCCTTTATGTCGGTTGATTCGGTTCAATCCGCAGATAAGAGTAAATCTTACGTGGATGAGATTTCGAACAATGCTAAACTGGCACAAGAGTTATCGATTTCAACAGGCAAGAAAACAGAACAAGGGTCTAACTATGTGGAAGTAACTGTTTCGCAAATGGAAAGAATTAATGAATCCGTTGAAGAAACTGATCACGCATTATCAGTTCTAAACAATCAAACAAAAGAAATCGTAAAAGTTTTATCCCAAATTACTGAGGTTGCAGACCAAACAAATCTTCTTTCATTAAATGCATCAATTGAAGCGGCAAGAGCTGGAGAAGCAGGAAAAGGGTTTGCAGTTGTTGCGGATGAGGTTAAAAAACTTGCCGACCAAACAAGACAGCTAGTAGCAAATATTACGGGAATTGCAAAACAAATTGATGTAGATACTGAAAAAACGGTAACATCGATTAATGACGTGAAGGACCGTGTTCAAAAAGGATTGGAAATTGCATTTGATACACAAACTACTTTTGGTGAAATCCAAGAGGCAGTAGGACAGGTTCAAACACAAGTAGTAAATATTACGACGATTTCAAATCAAATCGAAGCTGAGGTTTCCAAAGTATCGACACATGCGAAGGAAATGTCAGAGGTTTCAAGATTAACTTCTGATAACTCCACATCCGTAGCCGCTACTTCTGAAGAGCAGTTAGCCTCAATGGAAGAAATCTCCGGTGCAGCAGTCTCGTTGGCAAATCTTGCGGAAGAATTACAATTGCGTTTATCTAAATTTACAATTTAA
- a CDS encoding DUF6509 family protein: MEITQFSIEEIKDPTNIIEGKRFEFLLDIEVDEEDELYTEAGLEIRVLVGQKAENEIFILNYFLIDKGDHSYLDFELEEDEKAMILNFCKEELTKEIIE; encoded by the coding sequence ATGGAGATTACACAATTTTCGATAGAAGAAATTAAAGATCCAACTAACATTATTGAAGGAAAACGTTTTGAATTTCTTTTAGATATTGAAGTTGACGAAGAAGATGAGTTATATACAGAAGCAGGGTTAGAAATACGTGTTTTAGTCGGTCAAAAAGCAGAGAACGAAATTTTTATTTTAAATTATTTCCTGATTGATAAAGGCGATCATTCATATCTAGATTTTGAACTTGAAGAAGATGAAAAAGCAATGATTTTGAACTTCTGCAAAGAAGAGTTAACGAAAGAAATTATAGAGTAG
- a CDS encoding sigma-70 family RNA polymerase sigma factor, whose translation MVKKVIHTNEEIDITSEDKEMLIEQLMDLYTEKVYLLAYSFVKDRGIAEDISQEVFLKAYRYINNFRGEASLKSWIYRITVNTSMDFLKKKSMKQLLIENSFFESFNRTESAETSYLETDRNEHLLQIIITLPMKYRAVIVLHYFYDLTINELSTILNIKTNTVKTRLSRGRDMLRRKIEAKKGDVFSG comes from the coding sequence GTGGTAAAAAAAGTAATACATACAAATGAAGAAATAGATATTACTTCTGAAGACAAAGAAATGCTAATTGAGCAATTAATGGATCTCTATACTGAGAAGGTATATCTACTTGCCTACTCCTTTGTAAAGGATAGGGGGATAGCAGAAGACATTTCACAAGAAGTTTTCCTAAAAGCTTATAGATATATAAATAACTTTAGAGGAGAAGCGTCATTAAAGTCCTGGATTTATCGCATTACGGTGAATACTTCAATGGATTTTTTGAAGAAAAAGAGCATGAAGCAGCTGCTAATAGAAAATAGTTTCTTTGAAAGCTTTAATCGAACAGAGAGTGCTGAAACCTCTTATCTTGAGACTGATCGCAATGAACATCTTTTGCAAATTATCATAACTTTGCCAATGAAATATCGGGCAGTCATTGTACTTCATTATTTTTATGATTTAACGATTAATGAACTTTCAACCATTTTAAATATAAAAACAAATACTGTAAAAACAAGACTCTCTAGAGGACGAGATATGCTGAGGAGGAAAATTGAGGCCAAGAAAGGAGATGTATTTAGTGGATAA
- a CDS encoding DUF4030 domain-containing protein produces the protein MDKEFKKLREYYRENYFNEQVSKRIKDKVHQGIKNKEMVPLEKKRSYSITKKLAYSATAFIVLLGLFLGSAFISPTMAEVVSKIPFLNMIFDQKPISQAIMEELEEQGYEITGSGYSVQDKTFFVTVSGSDEYYNQVEGEIEKVTEELISSRGYDDFSVEVEKERTTEPNVNVENNPKYQNGDLVMESLKEVVPKLQQQGYKIQDSYGVFYPSPDSQEIHVTLDIEDTETRTDEIENAILEEIKKLEIQTEVIVKINSINRQEKETEMQWSMNVLPVIFEGMLNKKEYKTKGVGYSYKKGTMNIYITTKVEKSDNEASDLAKKIEKAIQEFLQSDDLKGIVGDTPYKIIVRDKDGKDIK, from the coding sequence GTGGATAAGGAGTTTAAAAAACTACGTGAATATTATCGGGAGAATTATTTTAATGAACAAGTAAGCAAGCGAATTAAAGATAAAGTTCATCAAGGGATTAAAAATAAAGAGATGGTTCCATTAGAAAAAAAGCGTAGTTACAGCATCACAAAAAAGCTAGCGTATAGTGCAACTGCCTTTATAGTACTATTAGGACTCTTTCTAGGATCTGCATTTATATCCCCAACAATGGCAGAAGTAGTCTCCAAAATTCCATTTTTAAATATGATTTTCGATCAGAAGCCTATTAGTCAGGCCATCATGGAAGAACTGGAAGAGCAGGGTTATGAGATTACCGGCTCCGGTTATAGTGTCCAAGATAAAACATTTTTTGTAACAGTTAGCGGATCAGACGAATATTACAACCAGGTTGAAGGAGAAATCGAGAAAGTCACAGAAGAGCTTATTTCTTCAAGAGGGTATGATGATTTTAGTGTTGAGGTAGAGAAGGAAAGAACAACTGAGCCGAATGTTAATGTAGAAAATAACCCCAAATATCAAAATGGCGATTTAGTGATGGAGAGTCTAAAAGAAGTTGTACCAAAGCTTCAACAACAGGGTTATAAAATTCAGGATTCATACGGTGTTTTTTATCCTAGCCCAGACTCTCAAGAAATCCATGTAACTTTGGACATCGAGGATACTGAAACTCGAACGGATGAAATTGAAAATGCCATTCTAGAAGAGATTAAAAAGCTAGAGATTCAAACAGAAGTTATAGTTAAGATTAATTCTATCAATAGACAAGAAAAAGAAACAGAAATGCAATGGAGCATGAATGTGTTGCCGGTTATCTTTGAAGGGATGTTAAACAAAAAGGAGTACAAAACAAAAGGGGTGGGGTATTCTTACAAGAAAGGCACTATGAATATTTATATAACAACAAAAGTAGAAAAATCCGATAATGAAGCTTCTGATTTAGCAAAGAAAATCGAAAAAGCTATTCAAGAATTCCTGCAATCAGATGATCTAAAAGGAATCGTCGGTGACACTCCCTATAAAATTATCGTTCGTGATAAAGATGGGAAGGATATTAAATAA
- a CDS encoding nucleotidyltransferase domain-containing protein, with product MSNQNRIEPFVAAKLFVDKYYLNCQGALLAGSVVRGEATDTSDLDIVIFDAQILNSFRQSIIDFDWPIEVFVHNLSSYKPFFEADYQRARPSLPRMISEGIIIKNLGVIEKIKDEANGILCGGPEEWPLEVIQSKRYFMTDALEDFIGSTNRAEELMIANTLSDLIQEFVLRSNGRWIGSSKWIIRELNLFDADFTRQFTDAFETFYKHGDKSKVIELVEQILSPYGGRLFAGFRLDSN from the coding sequence ATGAGTAATCAAAATAGAATTGAACCGTTTGTTGCAGCAAAACTTTTTGTGGATAAATATTACCTGAATTGCCAAGGTGCCTTGCTTGCTGGAAGTGTTGTAAGAGGGGAGGCTACGGATACTTCAGACCTTGATATCGTAATCTTTGACGCTCAAATTTTGAATTCTTTTAGGCAATCAATCATAGATTTCGATTGGCCAATCGAGGTTTTTGTACATAATTTAAGTTCTTATAAACCATTTTTTGAAGCTGACTATCAAAGGGCAAGGCCGTCTTTACCTAGAATGATATCGGAAGGAATAATTATTAAAAATCTTGGCGTTATAGAGAAGATAAAAGATGAAGCAAATGGTATTTTATGCGGAGGACCTGAAGAATGGCCATTGGAAGTAATCCAATCTAAAAGATATTTTATGACGGACGCTCTTGAAGATTTTATTGGTTCAACTAACAGAGCAGAGGAACTTATGATTGCCAATACTTTGTCGGATCTTATCCAAGAGTTTGTTTTGAGGAGCAACGGTCGATGGATAGGTTCTTCAAAATGGATAATACGGGAATTAAATCTCTTTGATGCCGATTTCACAAGACAATTCACTGATGCTTTTGAAACTTTTTATAAGCATGGTGATAAATCAAAAGTTATTGAATTAGTTGAACAAATTTTATCTCCCTATGGAGGTCGCTTATTTGCCGGATTTCGGTTAGATTCAAATTAA
- a CDS encoding NUDIX hydrolase — protein sequence MSTTYVNWGESKVKLTWKKKNELPQLNLITSVHGFCFYDNQLLLVDLNHRGWDFPGGHIEPGETPNDCFKREALEEGYVEGACKLLGYITVDHSENPVWTVHSPYPKIGFQVFYKMNITQLLPFDGKYESSQRKLINPNEVSLYYEKWNDFYQEILDCALQA from the coding sequence GTGAGTACTACTTATGTAAACTGGGGTGAATCAAAAGTTAAATTGACTTGGAAGAAAAAAAACGAGCTTCCGCAGCTTAATTTGATCACAAGTGTACACGGATTTTGTTTTTATGATAATCAATTACTATTGGTGGATTTAAATCATAGAGGATGGGATTTTCCAGGAGGCCATATCGAACCTGGAGAAACCCCAAATGATTGCTTTAAACGGGAAGCTTTGGAGGAAGGGTATGTGGAAGGTGCATGTAAATTGTTAGGATACATAACTGTAGACCACAGTGAAAATCCTGTATGGACAGTGCATAGCCCATACCCGAAGATCGGTTTTCAAGTGTTTTACAAAATGAATATAACTCAACTACTACCGTTCGATGGTAAGTATGAATCTTCTCAACGTAAGTTGATCAATCCAAATGAGGTTTCTTTATACTATGAAAAATGGAACGATTTTTATCAAGAAATATTGGATTGTGCTTTACAAGCATAA
- a CDS encoding CaiB/BaiF CoA-transferase family protein: MTILKGLKILDFSSLLPGAFTTMMFADYGADVIHVESSRRVDMMRIMPPYNEDKESYIHQHLNRSKKSLTLNLKTPEAIEIVKSLIQEYDIVIEGFRPGVMERLGIDYESLKAVNPKLIYCSITGYGQTGPYQQRPGHDNNYLSIAGVLDHSRFKGKKPVAMGIQIADIAGGTLHAAVGVLAAALHREQTGEGKYIDVSMTDAAFTFNALYGTSFLASGQLAKPEEEILNGGTFYDYYQTKDGRYFSVGSLEPQFRKLLCEALDIPELIQSTFNDSSYTQKRFKEAIKDAFLTKNFDEWLERIKDFDGCVEPVLTFEEACNHPQIQARQMVVEVPEANGKMQKQIGTAIKFDQMKPTYNYVGAKLGEHTQEILKSIGYSEEQINLLNESGVLE; the protein is encoded by the coding sequence ATGACAATTTTAAAGGGGTTAAAAATTCTCGACTTTTCTTCATTATTGCCTGGTGCTTTTACGACTATGATGTTTGCGGATTATGGTGCTGATGTAATCCACGTTGAATCTTCACGTAGAGTAGATATGATGCGGATTATGCCACCATATAATGAGGATAAGGAATCCTATATTCATCAGCATCTGAATCGTTCCAAGAAATCGCTTACGCTTAACTTAAAAACACCTGAAGCGATTGAAATCGTAAAATCCTTAATTCAGGAATATGATATTGTAATTGAAGGATTTCGACCAGGAGTAATGGAACGGTTGGGTATTGATTACGAGTCACTCAAAGCGGTAAATCCAAAGCTTATTTATTGCTCCATCACAGGCTATGGGCAAACAGGGCCGTATCAGCAACGTCCTGGGCATGATAATAATTACCTTTCCATTGCGGGGGTGCTTGATCACTCGCGTTTTAAGGGCAAAAAGCCAGTTGCGATGGGCATTCAGATTGCGGATATTGCAGGTGGGACATTACATGCAGCGGTAGGGGTGCTGGCTGCAGCTTTACACCGTGAACAAACGGGTGAAGGGAAGTATATTGATGTCTCCATGACAGATGCTGCTTTTACATTTAATGCATTGTATGGGACCTCCTTTTTAGCGAGTGGACAATTGGCAAAGCCAGAAGAGGAGATATTAAACGGAGGAACCTTTTATGATTATTATCAGACAAAGGATGGCCGTTATTTCTCTGTCGGAAGCTTAGAGCCACAGTTCAGAAAGCTATTGTGTGAGGCGCTCGATATACCGGAGCTAATTCAAAGTACATTTAACGATTCTTCCTATACACAGAAACGTTTTAAAGAGGCAATAAAGGATGCATTCCTGACTAAAAATTTTGATGAATGGCTCGAAAGAATCAAAGATTTTGATGGGTGTGTTGAACCTGTCTTAACATTTGAAGAAGCTTGTAATCACCCACAGATACAAGCGCGACAAATGGTTGTGGAAGTTCCTGAAGCTAATGGGAAAATGCAAAAGCAAATCGGTACAGCCATTAAGTTTGACCAAATGAAGCCTACCTATAACTATGTGGGAGCGAAGTTAGGTGAGCATACACAGGAAATTCTAAAAAGCATTGGTTATTCGGAGGAACAAATAAATCTATTAAATGAAAGTGGCGTTTTAGAATAA
- a CDS encoding AEC family transporter gives MPYLSMIFFQIVAPILVLLVIGVGLQKKFQFNLKAMSQLLTYCFMPIAVFLNIYETSIQMTVLGQVALFVTIFIGGQMILSHYIAKLLGLERKESAVFKNSVVLINSGNYGIPVAQMVFATQPIGVAIQVILVIFQNMTTYTYGLYNLISTTKSGKEIFRDFLKMPIVHALIVGVLLNIYNIEIPQFFRIPLDHISDGFVAMALITLGAQLSQIELKTMMNKTIFISCFTRLIIGPATALLFIYLLGIDGVVAQSLFIASSFPTSRNSSSLALEYDIESNTAAQTVLFSTIVSCLTVTFVIYLSTVLFG, from the coding sequence ATGCCCTACTTATCTATGATATTTTTCCAAATCGTTGCACCTATCTTAGTGTTATTAGTAATAGGTGTAGGGTTACAGAAAAAATTCCAATTTAATTTAAAAGCGATGTCGCAGTTGCTCACCTATTGTTTTATGCCAATTGCAGTTTTTCTTAATATCTATGAAACTTCTATCCAAATGACAGTACTTGGACAAGTTGCATTATTTGTTACCATTTTTATTGGTGGTCAAATGATTCTAAGTCACTATATTGCTAAGCTACTTGGCCTTGAGCGAAAGGAATCAGCTGTATTTAAAAATAGTGTTGTTCTTATTAATTCAGGTAACTACGGGATTCCGGTAGCTCAAATGGTTTTTGCTACACAACCAATAGGGGTTGCGATTCAGGTAATACTCGTAATTTTCCAAAACATGACGACATATACATATGGCTTGTACAATTTAATATCTACAACCAAATCGGGTAAAGAGATTTTCAGAGACTTTTTAAAAATGCCAATTGTCCATGCTCTTATTGTGGGTGTCCTACTGAATATCTATAATATTGAAATCCCTCAATTCTTCCGGATACCTCTAGATCATATTTCGGATGGATTTGTGGCAATGGCCCTGATCACACTGGGGGCACAGCTCTCTCAAATCGAATTAAAGACTATGATGAATAAAACGATTTTTATAAGTTGCTTTACAAGATTAATAATAGGACCAGCTACGGCTTTGCTCTTTATTTATCTGTTGGGAATCGACGGGGTTGTGGCACAGTCTCTTTTTATTGCAAGTTCCTTCCCGACTTCACGGAATAGCTCAAGTCTTGCCCTTGAGTACGATATAGAGTCGAACACAGCTGCACAAACGGTATTATTTTCTACTATCGTCAGCTGTTTAACGGTGACATTTGTAATCTATTTATCTACTGTTTTGTTTGGTTAA
- a CDS encoding catalase, protein MTNNNQRLTTTTGAPVVSNDDALTAGRRGPILLQDVFLIEKLANFNREVIPERRMHAKGSGAFGTFTVTHDITKYTKAKIFSEVGKKTEMFARFSTVAGERGAADAERDIRGFALKFYTEEGNWDLVGNNTPVFFFRDPLHFPDLNHVVKRDPKTNMHNANSNWDFWTSLPEALHQVTIVMSDRGIPDGYRHMHGFGSHTYSMINADNERVYVKFTFRSEQGIKNLSGEEAAKVIGQDRESSQRDLFDSIEKGDFPKWKMYIQVMTEEQARNSKDNPFDLTKVWYKSEYPLIPVGEFELNKNPENYFADVEQAAFAPSNVVPGIGFSPDRMLQARLFAYADATRYRLGVNHYQIPVNQPRCPFMVYHRDGQGRVDGNNGSALTYYPNSYGALQAQPQYKEPALALDGGADIYDFREDDNNYFEQPGKLFNLMTAEQKEVLFQNTAENLQGVEEFIQRRHILHCYLADPAYGEGVAKALGLTLDGMDLSNPYLAKVGQ, encoded by the coding sequence ATGACAAACAATAATCAACGTTTGACTACTACTACTGGTGCGCCAGTCGTAAGTAATGACGATGCGTTAACAGCTGGTCGTCGTGGTCCAATTCTATTACAAGACGTTTTCTTAATTGAAAAATTAGCAAACTTTAACCGTGAAGTTATTCCAGAACGTCGTATGCACGCTAAAGGTTCAGGTGCATTCGGTACTTTCACAGTAACTCATGACATTACTAAATATACAAAAGCAAAAATCTTCTCTGAAGTTGGCAAGAAAACAGAAATGTTCGCTCGTTTCTCAACAGTAGCTGGTGAGCGTGGAGCAGCTGACGCAGAGCGCGATATCCGCGGATTTGCACTTAAATTCTATACTGAAGAAGGTAACTGGGATTTAGTTGGTAACAATACACCTGTATTCTTCTTCCGTGATCCATTACACTTCCCTGATTTAAACCACGTTGTTAAACGTGACCCAAAAACTAATATGCACAATGCTAATAGTAACTGGGATTTCTGGACTAGCCTGCCTGAAGCATTACACCAAGTAACAATCGTAATGTCTGACCGTGGTATTCCAGATGGCTACCGTCACATGCACGGATTTGGATCTCACACTTACTCAATGATTAACGCTGACAACGAGCGTGTATATGTGAAATTCACTTTCCGTTCTGAACAAGGTATTAAAAACTTATCTGGTGAAGAAGCAGCTAAAGTAATTGGTCAAGACCGTGAATCTTCACAACGTGACCTATTCGATTCAATCGAAAAAGGCGACTTCCCTAAATGGAAAATGTACATCCAAGTGATGACTGAAGAGCAAGCTCGTAATTCTAAAGATAACCCATTCGACTTAACTAAAGTTTGGTACAAATCTGAATACCCACTAATTCCAGTTGGTGAATTCGAATTAAACAAAAACCCAGAAAACTACTTCGCTGATGTTGAGCAGGCAGCATTTGCTCCATCTAACGTAGTACCTGGTATTGGATTCTCTCCTGACCGTATGTTACAAGCTCGTTTATTCGCATACGCAGATGCTACTCGTTACCGTTTAGGTGTGAACCATTACCAAATTCCAGTTAACCAACCACGTTGCCCATTCATGGTTTACCACCGCGATGGTCAAGGCCGAGTTGATGGAAACAACGGCAGTGCATTAACTTACTATCCAAACAGCTATGGTGCCCTGCAAGCTCAACCACAATATAAAGAGCCTGCTTTAGCATTAGATGGTGGTGCTGACATCTACGACTTCCGTGAAGATGACAATAACTACTTCGAGCAGCCAGGTAAGTTATTCAACTTAATGACTGCTGAACAAAAAGAAGTTTTATTCCAGAACACTGCAGAAAACTTACAAGGTGTAGAAGAATTTATTCAACGCCGTCACATCTTACACTGCTATTTAGCTGATCCAGCTTATGGTGAAGGTGTAGCCAAAGCTCTAGGCTTAACATTAGACGGTATGGACCTTTCAAACCCTTACTTAGCTAAAGTAGGTCAATAA
- a CDS encoding IS256 family transposase has protein sequence MTQLQFNLDMDFLKDSVLNSDLNTVVKSALVLVLNEFMEKERDEYLNAAAYERSNDRIDYRNGYYEREIVMSVGKLTLKVPRTRNGEFSTSVFEKYARHDQALILSMIEMVVNGVSTRKVTQIVEQLCGETVSKSLVSSLTQKLDPIINTWANRPLNTTYYPYIFLDAMYIKVREHHQVVSKAVYIATAITEENKREILGLSVDHVESYDSWSRFLQHLKSRGTQSPKLVISDAHQGLRKAIQREFIGTTWQRCNVHFKRNIIEKLPKKDSGDFRLMIRRIFDAVTLDDMRKFKDELMNQYAEDRRYEKALTVLDEGFEDTIQYMNFPKGIRVNIRSTNSLERLNQEVRRRENVIRIFPNTQSAFRLVGAVLMHYQENDYSKRTGLSR, from the coding sequence ATGACTCAATTACAGTTTAACTTAGATATGGACTTTTTAAAAGATTCTGTACTAAATTCTGACTTAAATACAGTGGTTAAATCTGCTTTAGTATTAGTTTTAAATGAGTTTATGGAAAAAGAAAGAGACGAATATTTAAATGCAGCGGCTTATGAGCGTTCGAATGATCGAATCGATTACCGAAATGGCTACTACGAGCGTGAAATCGTTATGAGTGTTGGAAAACTAACTTTAAAAGTTCCTAGAACTCGCAACGGTGAATTTTCTACTAGTGTGTTTGAAAAATATGCTAGACATGATCAAGCGTTGATTCTATCGATGATAGAAATGGTTGTAAATGGTGTCTCCACAAGAAAGGTAACTCAAATTGTGGAACAGCTTTGTGGTGAAACTGTATCAAAATCACTCGTGTCTTCACTGACTCAAAAACTAGATCCCATTATTAACACTTGGGCAAACAGACCTTTAAACACGACTTACTATCCTTATATTTTTCTGGACGCAATGTATATTAAAGTGCGTGAACATCACCAAGTTGTATCGAAGGCTGTCTATATTGCAACGGCTATTACAGAAGAGAATAAACGTGAAATTTTGGGTTTAAGTGTAGACCATGTGGAGAGCTATGATAGCTGGAGTCGTTTTCTTCAACACTTAAAATCCCGAGGAACTCAATCACCCAAGTTAGTTATATCTGATGCTCACCAAGGTTTACGAAAAGCCATCCAACGCGAATTCATCGGAACTACATGGCAAAGATGCAACGTACATTTTAAACGTAATATTATTGAAAAGCTGCCGAAAAAGGATTCAGGAGATTTCCGTCTCATGATTAGACGTATCTTTGATGCAGTTACCCTTGATGATATGCGCAAATTTAAAGATGAATTAATGAATCAGTATGCAGAAGATCGCAGATATGAAAAAGCACTTACAGTACTAGATGAAGGTTTCGAAGATACCATTCAATATATGAATTTTCCGAAAGGTATACGTGTCAATATTCGAAGTACGAATTCTCTGGAACGACTAAATCAAGAAGTACGTAGAAGAGAGAACGTAATCCGTATCTTCCCTAATACCCAATCTGCCTTTAGATTAGTTGGTGCTGTGTTAATGCACTATCAAGAAAACGATTATTCAAAAAGAACAGGACTTTCTAGATAG